In Capsicum annuum cultivar UCD-10X-F1 chromosome 11, UCD10Xv1.1, whole genome shotgun sequence, one genomic interval encodes:
- the LOC107848660 gene encoding exocyst complex component EXO70B1 — MVKNHLDQNGSPKPPRSQEELEHSDVKKLSEDIDQFIDVLSACHDKSNPPEVPETVETFSKIIDSKIHKHNTCEREEDNFLIEAVSRLSKLTNSFSEFPSGSTTTRSLNRTSMVLQRAMTFMEEDLRMLLEDKNSSFNSNRLLLVDGDQCVLTLSESSGGDEEYPSFPPATLTRMNRIASAMILAGYETECCQVYSISRRNAFCEQMKKVEFEKINMEDVQRMPWNSLEGEMTRWIRVVKSCSTTLFPGERRLGDSVFSESPKISESLFSNLARAVVIQLLDFAEAVTLTKRSAEKLFKYLDMYEAMRDLIPTINMLCSSECENNELNSEIQATADRLGESALSIFCDLENSIKNDVARTPVPGGAVHPLTRYVMNYLKYACEYKVTLEHIFQQHVKLDGSNSNPPVKSKPTLEVAEGESESPHSSETTVASGTTPFSIQLVTIMDLLDTNLEAKSNLYRDHALHHIFLMNNGRYILQKVKGSTEIHQVMGDTWCRRRSTIVRQYHKNYQRETWGKVLQILSHDGMQVHGKVAKTTVKERFKNFNAMFDEIHRSQSSWIVSDEQLQSELRVSISALVIPAYRSFFGRFRQYLDNAKQADKYIKYQPEDIETLIDDFFDGNTTSMARRRT, encoded by the coding sequence atggtgaaGAATCACCTCGATCAAAATGGCAGCCCGAAACCACCTCGCAGCCAGGAGGAGTTAGAGCATTCGGATGTTAAGAAGTTATCGGAAGATATCGATCAATTCATTGATGTACTTTCCGCGTGTCATGATAAATCGAATCCCCCTGAGGTACCTGAAACCGTTGAGACATTCTCCAAAATCATCGATTCTAAGATTCACAAGCACAATACTTGTGAACGGGAGGAGGACAACTTTTTGATAGAAGCGGTGTCACGTTTATCCAAACTGACTAATTCGTTTAGTGAATTTCCGTCAGGTTCAACGACCACAAGGTCGTTGAATAGAACGAGCATGGTACTGCAACGGGCCATGACTTTCATGGAAGAAGACTTGAGAATGTTGTTAGAAGATAAAAATTCCTCCTTCAATTCAAATAGGCTGTTGTTAGTAGATGGGGATCAATGTGTTTTGACCCTTTCGGAATCTAGTGGTGGTGATGAGGAATATCCCTCGTTTCCTCCAGCTACGTTGACAAGAATGAATCGAATTGCCTCTGCCATGATCTTGGCTGGCTATGAAACAGAATGCTGTCAAGTGTACTCAATATCGAGAAGAAACGCATTTTGTGAACAAATGAAAAAGGTTGAATTCGAGAAGATAAACATGGAGGATGTTCAAAGAATGCCATGGAACTCTTTGGAAGGAGAAATGACAAGGTGGATCAGAGTTGTAAAAAGTTGTTCGACGACTCTGTTCCCCGGTGAAAGGAGACTCGGGGACTCTGTTTTCTCCGAGTCACCAAAGATTTCTGAAAGCCTGTTTAGCAACCTTGCGCGCGCTGTCGTCATCCAGCTTCTTGACTTTGCTGAGGCTGTAACACTGACCAAACGCTCCGCGGAGAAGCTGTTCAAATATCTAGACATGTATGAAGCTATGCGCGATCTCATTCCAACTATCAACATGTTGTGTTCAAGCGAATGTGAGAACAACGAATTGAATTCCGAGATACAAGCTACTGCAGACAGGTTAGGTGAATCAGCTCTGAGTATATTCTGTGATCTCGAGAATTCCATTAAGAACGACGTAGCAAGGACCCCTGTCCCCGGTGGTGCAGTGCACCCCCTAACGCGTTACGTCATGAATTATCTAAAATATGCTTGTGAGTACAAAGTCACCCTAGAGCACATTTTCCAGCAACATGTAAAATTAGATGGATCAAATTCCAATCCCCCTGTCAAATCGAAACCAACATTGGAGGTGGCAGAAGGAGAGAGCGAAAGCCCGCACTCTTCTGAAACAACAGTAGCATCCGGGACAACACCATTCTCCATACAGCTCGTCACAATAATGGACCTTTTGGACACGAATCTTGAAGCAAAATCGAACCTTTACAGAGACCACGCGTTGCATCACATCTTCTTAATGAACAACGGCAGGTACATTTTACAAAAAGTAAAAGGATCGACGGAGATACACCAAGTGATGGGCGATACATGGTGCAGGCGACGATCCACCATAGTGAGGCAGTACCACAAGAACTACCAGAGGGAAACATGGGGTAAAGTACTGCAAATACTAAGCCACGATGGAATGCAAGTGCACGGTAAAGTGGCGAAGACGACAGTGAAAGAGAGGTTCAAAAATTTCAACGCCATGTTCGATGAAATTCACAGGAGTCAGAGTAGTTGGATTGTGAGCGACGAGCAGCTCCAATCGGAGCTTCGAGTTTCTATATCAGCTTTGGTTATTCCAGCTTATAGATCATTTTTTGGGAGATTTAGACAGTATTTGGACAATGCAAAGCAAGCAGACAAGTACATAAAGTACCAGCCAGAGGACATTGAAACATTGATTGACGACTTCTTTGATGGTAATACAACATCAATGGCCCGGAGGCGGACATAA